In a genomic window of Helianthus annuus cultivar XRQ/B chromosome 10, HanXRQr2.0-SUNRISE, whole genome shotgun sequence:
- the LOC110886372 gene encoding palmitoyl-acyl carrier protein thioesterase, chloroplastic — translation MYVHDIIIKAASSSSSFWGLHVKDPTKVNATRVGVKDRSMLLPTIRTIPVKPMMVMINHKKALPKLVSDLDLGRMVNDGLVFRQNIYIRSYEVGPDQTTSIETIMNHLQETALNHLKTIGILQDGFGSTPEMCKKNLIWVMTKMQLVVDRSPAWGDVVQVDTWKAASGKNGMRCNWMFRDSKTGAILIRASSIWVMMNKETRRLFKFPYEVRAELEQYFLDTPPVVKQDTIKWSKQDENIVDHVRNGLTPRWSDLDINQHVNNVKYIGWILESVPVTIMENYELTSMTLEYCRECRKDNVVQSRTFVIGTDNGEIANRDHVDCEHLLQLEIGGGSGDRIMKGRSRWRSKYAEK, via the exons ATGTATGTGCATGATATAATTATAAAGGcagcatcttcttcttcttctttttggggGTTACATGTTAAAGATCCTACAAAGGTAAATGCTACTAGAGTTGGTGTTAAAGATCGGAGCATGCTTCTTCCCACGATTCGAACTATCCCCGTAAAGCCAATGATGGTAATGATCAACCACAAGAAAGCGCTTCCAAAACTGGTTTCGGATCTTGATTTAGGGAGAATGGTTAACGACGGGTTAGTTTTCcgacaaaatatttatattagATCATATGAAGTTGGGCCAGATCAAACAACTTCTATAGAAACAATTATGAATCATTTGCAG GAAACAGCCCTTAATCACTTAAAGACGATTGGAATCTTGCAAGATGGCTTCGGTTCAACACCAGAGATGTGCAAGAAGAACCTAATATGGGTGATGACTAAGATGCAACTAGTAGTGGACCGTTCTCCAGCATG GGGGGATGTTGTTCAAGTTGATACTTGGAAAGCTGCATCCGGGAAAAATGGTATGCGTTGTAATTGGATGTTTCGCGATTCCAAAACAGGCGCGATTTTAATAAGAGCGTCAAG CATTTGGGTGATGATGAACAAAGAGACAAGAAGGTTATTCAAATTCCCATATGAAGTTCGAGCTGAGTTAGAACAATACTTTCTGGATACACCGCCTGTGGTCAAACAAGATACTATAAAATGGTCAAAGCAAGATGAGAACATAGTTGACCATGTTCGCAACGGGTTAACG CCAAGATGGAGCGATTTGGATATCAATCAACATGTTAACAATGTGAAATATATTGGGTGGATACTCGAG AGTGTTCCCGTGACAATTATGGAAAACTATGAGCTCACTAGCATGACTTTAGAGTACTGTCGAGAGTGTAGGAAGGATAATGTGGTCCAGTCTCGCACTTTTGTAATTGGGACCGACAATGGAGAAATAGCCAATCGCGACCATGTTGATTGTGAACATCTGCTTCAACTTGAGATCGGAGGTGGCAGTGGTGATCGTATCATGAAAGGTAGGTCGCGATGGCGGTCAAAATATGCTGAAAAGTAA